From one Triticum urartu cultivar G1812 chromosome 3, Tu2.1, whole genome shotgun sequence genomic stretch:
- the LOC125546257 gene encoding receptor-like protein 6, protein MVLCSISFSGAWLQFGNEPMAHATHLIPLFIVIQLFWRATSSHGHGHGNTTDSSYCHPDQAAALLELKQSFIFDYSTTTLPSWQPGTDCCSWEGVRCNDGGGGRVSVLDLGSCGLYSYGCHAALFNLTSLHYLDLSMNDFGGSRIPADGFERLSKLTHLNLSYSGFYGQIPIAIGKLTSLVSLDLSSLHNIESAEITNIYSILHGDNFLVLREPSFETLLANLSNLRELYLDGVDMSSSGEEWSSGLGNAVPRLQVLSMVYCQLHGPIHSSLSILRSLTVVNLKLNVGISGAVPEFFTDFLNLSVLQLSYNNFGGWFSQTIFQLKNIRVLDVSHNYQLSGHLPEFLNGTSLETLNLHNTNFSGVRLSSFSNLLSLSELGLQGGSISMEPSDLFLNNLNSLQNLQLSFAQFPGEFGPFFSWISSLKNLTSLQLSDCYSSKMPPLIGNLTNLTSLEMTYCGSFGKIPPSIGNLNKLTSLRIFDCAFSGTIPSSIGNLKKLRRLEISSSGLSGPITTDIGHLSKLTVLVLTACRFSGRIPSTIMNLTQLIYLDLSQNDLRGEIPTYLFTLPAMLQLDLSSNQLSGPIQEFDTVHSHMIIVSLSQNQISGQIPGSFFQLTSLIDLDLSSNNLTGLVELNSLWKLRKLTSLDLSDNMLSVLDREGNKSTVPLLPKLSNLGLASCNMTTMPRFLMHINHVETLDLSNNIIQGTIPQWIWEMWDDSLTQLNLSNNMFTHMQLTSYLLAYSRLDSLDLSSNRLQGQAPMPKLLKTVLDYSNNRFSSIMPNFTAYLSQTVYLKLSRNNISGHIPHSVCDASNLSVLDLSYNNFGGLIPSCLIEGRSLAVLNLRENHFEGTLSDNVSDHCILLAIDLHGNNIQGQLPRSLSNCANLGLLDIGNNRMVDTFPFWLGRLSDLHIIVLGSNRFYGSLTYPTRDRKSREYFSKLQIIDIASNNFSGNLDPQWFERFTSMMAKFNDTGHILSHQTYYRDYHDTVAITYKGQYVTFEEVFTTLTAIDFSNNALEGDIPESVGSLVSLHILNMSHNAFKGRIPAQIGEMRQLESLDLSWNKLSGEIPQELTNLIFLSTLNLSGNRLDGRIPQSRQFATFENNSYEGNTGLCGPPLIKPCGNSSNPNEVQVNTSRDHVDIILFLFVGVGFGVRFTAGILMKWGKNRQMVTDCVNWSEDRRLLFSYCNYWRAL, encoded by the exons ATGGTGCTATGTTCTATATCATTCTCAGGAGCCTGGTTGCAGTTCGGAAACGAACCGATGGCTCATGCTACACACCTGATTCCTCTATTCATTGTGATCCAACTATTCTGGAGAGCCACATCTTCCCATGGCCACGGCCATGGTAATACAACAGATTCTTCTTACTGCCATCCGGACCAGGCTGCAGCACTTCTCGAACTAAAGCAGTCCTTCATCTTCGACTACTCCACCACCACCCTGCCGTCATGGCAACCTGGTACCGACTGCTGCAGCTGGGAGGGAGTTCGCTGTAATGATGGCGGAGGCGGCAGAGTCAGCGTTCTTGACCTTGGCAGCTGTGGCCTCTACAGCTATGGCTGCCATGCCGCGCTCTTCAACCTCACCTCCCTACACTACCTCGACCTCAGCATGAACGATTTTGGTGGATCTCGCATTCCGGCAGATGGCTTCGAGAGGCTATCCAAGCTCACTCACCTCAACCTTTCTTATTCGGGCTTCTATGGTCAGATTCCTATCGCCATCGGCAAACTCACAAGCCTCGTATCATTGGACCTTTCTTCACTGCATAACATTGAATCAGCTGAAATCACAAATATCTATTCTATCCTGCATGGTGACAACTTTCTGGTGTTACGAGAGCCCAGCTTTGAGACCTTACTGGCAAACCTCAGCAATCTGAGGGAGTTGTACCTTGATGGAGTGGACATGTCTAGTAGCGGAGAGGAGTGGAGCAGTGGTCTAGGTAACGCTGTCCCCCGTCTTCAGGTTCTTAGCATGGTGTACTGCCAACTCCATGGTCCAATCCACTCCTCCCTGTCAATACTCCGATCCCTTACTGTGGTCAACCTCAAGCTTAATGTTGGAATTTCTGGTGCGGTTCCTGAATTCTTCACGGACTTTCTCAATTTAAGTGTTCTTCAACTCAGCTATAACAACTTCGGTGGTTGGTTTTCTCAGACAATATTTCAACTCAAGAATATAAGAGTCCTTGATGTGTCACACAACTACCAACTGTCAGGGCATTTACCAGAATTTCTAAATGGGACTTCGTTGGAGACTTTGAATCTACACAATACTAATTTCTCTGGTGTCAGGCTGAGCTCTTTTAGCAATCTTCTGTCTCTGAGTGAGCTAGGTCTTCAAGGAGGGTCAATTTCTATGGAGCCGAGTGATTTATTCCTCAACAATCTCAACTCCTTGCAAAATTTGCAGCTCTCTTTTGCTCAATTTCCGGGAGAGTTTGGACCATTTTTCTCATGGATTAGTAGCCTTAAGAACTTGACAAGCTTGCAACTCTCTGATTGCTATTCCTCCAAGATGCCCCCTTTGATTGGTAACCTCACCAACTTGACAAGTTTGGAGATGACTTACTGTGGTTCGTTTGGGAAGATACCACCATCAATTGGGAACCTCAACAAGTTGACTTCCTTGAGAATATTTGATTGTGCCTTCTCTGGGACAATCCCATCTTCAATTGGCAATCTCAAGAAACTAAGAAGATTGGAAATATCTTCTAGTGGCCTATCAGGTCCAATAACAACAGATATTGGACATCTCAGCAAATTGACGGTATTAGTACTAACAGCCTGCAGGTTTTCTGGCAGAATACCAAGTACAATTATGAACTTGACTCAACTGATTTATCTGGATCTTTCGCAGAATGATCTCAGAG GAGAGATTCCAACATATCTATTCACTTTGCCAGCCATGTTACAGTTGGACCTTTCATCAAACCAGCTTTCTGGACCAATACAGGAGTTTGATACTGTACATTCACACATGATAATTGTTTCTTTGAGTCAAAATCAAATTAGTGGACAGATTCCTGGATCTTTCTTTCAACTAACAAGTTTGATAGACCTGGATCTTAGCTCAAACAACTTAACAGGTTTGGTAGAACTGAATTCACTTTGGAAGTTACGAAAGCTTACTTCATTGGATCTATCAGACAACATGTTATCCGTCTTGGATAGAGAAGGCAATAAATCAACAGTGCCCTTACTACCTAAGCTCTCAAATTTAGGACTAGCGTCTTGCAACATGACAACAATGCCTAGATTCTTGATGCATATCAACCATGTTGAAACACTGGACCTTTCGAACAACATAATACAGGGGACTATACCCCAATGGATATGGGAGATGTGGGATGATAGCCTTACACAATTAAATCTTTCAAACAACATGTTCACACATATGCAACTCACTTCATATCTACTCGCATACAGTCGTTTGGATTCTCTTGATCTCAGCTCCAATAGACTTCAAGGCCAGGCCCCGATGCCAAAGCTGTTGAAAACAGTCTTGGATTATTCAAACAATAGATTCTCTTCTATTATGCCAAATTTCACTGCTTATCTTTCCCAAACTGTGTATCTGAAGTTGTCAAGAAATAACATAAGTGGGCATATACCGCATTCAGTTTGTGATGCAAGCAACCTCAGTGTCCTTGACTTGTCATACAACAACTTCGGTGGGTTAATACCCTCCTGCCTGATAGAAGGTAGAAGCTTGGCTGTATTAAATTTGAGGGAGAATCATTTTGAGGGAACATTGTCTGATAATGTTAGTGACCATTGTATTCTCCTGGCAATAGATTTACATGGCAATAATATTCAAGGGCAGCTTCCTAGGTCTCTTTCCAACTGCGCTAACTTGGGGCTTCTTGACATTGGAAACAATCGAATGGTTGATACTTTCCCATTTTGGCTGGGTAGGCTCTCTGATCTTCATATCATCGTTCTGGGATCCAACCGGTTCTATGGCTCGCTTACTTATCCTACCAGAGATAGAAAATCCAGGGAATACTTTTCAAAGTTACAAATCATTGATATAGCTTCAAATAATTTCTCTGGCAATTTGGATCCACAATGGTTTGAGAGGTTCACATCTATGATGGCAAAGTTCAATGACACGGGACATATCTTAAGCCATCAGACATATTACAGAGACTACCATGATACTGTTGCAATCACATACAAAGGGCAATATGTGACTTTTGAAGAAGTCTTCACTACCTTAACCGCAATTGACTTCTCAAATAATGCATTGGAGGGTGACATTCCCGAATCAGTTGGAAGTCTAGTTTCACTACACATATTGAACATGTCACATAATGCATTTAAAGGAAGGATTCCAGCACAAATTGGTGAGATGCGTCAACTGGAATCGCTAGACCTATCATGGAACAAGCTTTCTGGGGAGATTCCACAAGAGCTAACAAATTTAATATTTCTTAGCACCCTGAACTTGTCTGGAAATAGGCTGGATGGAAGGATACCACAGTCACGTCAGTTTGCAACATTTGAGAACAACTCATATGAAGGGAATACAGGGCTCTGTGGACCACCTTTGATCAAACCATGTGGCAATTCAAGTAATCCAAATGAGGTGCAAGTAAACACATCCAGAGATCATGTTGATATCATTTTGTTTCTCTTTGTTGGGGTGGGCTTTGGCGTTCGATTCACAGCAGGTATTCTGATGAAATGGGGGAAAAATAGGCAAATGGTTACGGATTGCGTGAACTGGTCTGAAGACAGAAGACTCTTGTTTAGTTATTGCAATTATTGGAGGGCGCTATGA